In Kryptolebias marmoratus isolate JLee-2015 linkage group LG11, ASM164957v2, whole genome shotgun sequence, the following proteins share a genomic window:
- the immp2l gene encoding mitochondrial inner membrane protease subunit 2 isoform X1 codes for MVVFQLVSCCLLCPPSSLMAQQMTTGQRYLRAFVSGFFVAVPITVTVLDRLAYVARVEGASMQPFLNPGGGSECDVVLLNRWSVRNYQVQRGDIVSVVSPRNPKQKIIKRVIGLEGDFIRTLGYKNRYVRIPDGHFWIEGDHHGHSLDSNSFGPVSVGLLHGRASHIIWPPNRWQQIKPSLPLNRGPLDTEEKQE; via the exons ATGGTTGTATTTCAGCTTGTTTCCTGTTGTCTCTTATGCCCACCCAGTTCTCTGATGGCTCAGCAGATGACGACGGGGCAACGCTATCTGCGAGCGTTTGTTAGTGGATTCTTTGTTGCTGTTCCCATCACAGTTACCGTCCTCGACAGGTTGGCTTACGTGGCTCGAGTGGAAGGAGCGTCGATGCAG CCATTCCTTAACCCAGGAGGAGGATCAGAGTGTGACGTGGTCCTGCTGAACCGTTGGAGTGTGAGGAACTACCAGGTCCAACGAGGTGACATCGTCTCTGTTGT GTCCCCCAGAAATCCCAAGCAGAAGATCATCAAGCGTGTGATTGGCCTGGAAGGAGACTTCATCAG GACTTTGGGCTACAAGAACCGATATGTTCGAATCCCTGACGGCCATTTCTGGATCGAGGGGGACCATCATGGACACAGCCTGGACAGCAACAGCTTTGGACCG GTATCGGTGGGGCTCCTACATGGTCGGGCCTCTCACATCATCTGGCCACCCAATCGTTGGCAGCAGATCAAACCATCCCTGCCTCTGAACAGAGGACCTCTGgacacagaggaaaaacaagaatga
- the immp2l gene encoding mitochondrial inner membrane protease subunit 2 isoform X2 — protein MAQQMTTGQRYLRAFVSGFFVAVPITVTVLDRLAYVARVEGASMQPFLNPGGGSECDVVLLNRWSVRNYQVQRGDIVSVVSPRNPKQKIIKRVIGLEGDFIRTLGYKNRYVRIPDGHFWIEGDHHGHSLDSNSFGPVSVGLLHGRASHIIWPPNRWQQIKPSLPLNRGPLDTEEKQE, from the exons ATGGCTCAGCAGATGACGACGGGGCAACGCTATCTGCGAGCGTTTGTTAGTGGATTCTTTGTTGCTGTTCCCATCACAGTTACCGTCCTCGACAGGTTGGCTTACGTGGCTCGAGTGGAAGGAGCGTCGATGCAG CCATTCCTTAACCCAGGAGGAGGATCAGAGTGTGACGTGGTCCTGCTGAACCGTTGGAGTGTGAGGAACTACCAGGTCCAACGAGGTGACATCGTCTCTGTTGT GTCCCCCAGAAATCCCAAGCAGAAGATCATCAAGCGTGTGATTGGCCTGGAAGGAGACTTCATCAG GACTTTGGGCTACAAGAACCGATATGTTCGAATCCCTGACGGCCATTTCTGGATCGAGGGGGACCATCATGGACACAGCCTGGACAGCAACAGCTTTGGACCG GTATCGGTGGGGCTCCTACATGGTCGGGCCTCTCACATCATCTGGCCACCCAATCGTTGGCAGCAGATCAAACCATCCCTGCCTCTGAACAGAGGACCTCTGgacacagaggaaaaacaagaatga